One window of Helicoverpa zea isolate HzStark_Cry1AcR chromosome 12, ilHelZeax1.1, whole genome shotgun sequence genomic DNA carries:
- the LOC124635163 gene encoding galectin-8-like — protein sequence MISVYDPDLPCVHKIAVDITDGSKIRIQGSIPRDAHRFWIDFQCGLSMSTNVDVAFHLNPRFDHMAVVRNTLIDEEWGEEERTGGIPLSRGEDFDMLIECDIRCWKVSINGQHFCEYIHRIEYDRITHLVVFGDVKIIKCNIDAPSQDPYGQNVQCVHKIPGGICSSSKIRIQGSIPHDAHRFWIDLQSGADVAFHISPRFDEMEIIRNTFSAGVWGEEERSGGMPLCRGDNFDMLIASDEESFRVAINGQHFCEFVHRIGFVHIDHLAVYGDVNIKLISL from the exons ATGATATCGGTTTACGACCCT GATCTGCCATGCGTGCACAAAATAGCCGTTGATATAACCGATGGCAGCAAGATCAGGATACAAGGAAGCATACCACGTGATGCTCACAG ATTCTGGATAGATTTCCAATGCGGTCTTAGCATGAGTACCAACGTCGACGTGGCATTCCACCTGAACCCAAGATTCGACCACATGGCAGTGGTCCGCAACACCCTGATTGACGAAGAGTGGGGGGAGGAAGAGAGGACTGGTGGTATTCCCCTGTCTAGAGGAGAAGACTTCGACATGCTGATAGAGTGTGACATACGATGTTGGAAG GTGTCCATCAACGGGCAGCACTTCTGCGAGTATATTCATCGCATCGAGTACGATCGCATCACTCACCTGGTCGTCTTTGGcgacgtcaaaattataaagtGCAATATTGACGCACCGTCCCAAGATCCC TATGGCCAGAATGTGCAGTGCGTGCATAAAATACCCGGTGGCATATGCAGTAGCAGCAAGATCAGGATACAGGGAAGCATACCACATGATGCTCACAG ATTCTGGATAGATCTCCAAAGCGGTGCTGACGTCGCATTCCACATCAGCCCTAGATTCGACGAGATGGAGATAATTCGCAACACCTTCAGTGCTGGAGTTTGGGGGGAAGAAGAGAGGAGCGGGGGTATGCCCCTCTGCAGAGGAGATAACTTCGATATGCTGATCGCGTCTGATGAAGAATCTTTTAGG GTGGCCATCAACGGGCAGCACTTCTGCGAGTTTGTTCATCGCATCGGGTTCGTGCACATCGATCACCTGGCTGTGTACGGCGACGTCAATATAAAACTGATCAGCTTATAA